In Salinigranum marinum, one DNA window encodes the following:
- a CDS encoding ATP-binding protein, translating to MDLDERIERRRRGESERALVRDFDVLSPVTHLAEPNGRGPVLERLLDVLDPTFDSGQPDDAYVWGPKGAGKSAVISALFGRLSEQNNRRRSTILTTTRAVAPPTTAFVYVDARYATSEFALYHDVLDSIVEESVPEGGVGTADLRDRLDDELSGSTQAVVAVDHLDESDTFSVERLSELLDLPAVSYVAVGREPPGEDSDPVAAGVTETVEVARYERHALVDLLTQRASLGLARGALSHGDIRDVASWADGDAHDALAAVCGAADHALERGANRIRTADLEVGMEAVPWQSVSLGRVLALPVNRQRILLRLLDLDAASVSSVTAATDALTADPQVGLSATTVKRVLYELAEAGIVKRVETEGDNGLGRPPSRLEPQFPTRVFRRLVDATV from the coding sequence ATGGACCTCGACGAACGCATCGAACGACGTCGACGCGGCGAGAGCGAACGCGCACTCGTCCGTGATTTCGACGTACTGAGCCCCGTCACCCACCTGGCCGAGCCGAACGGACGCGGGCCAGTCCTCGAACGCCTGCTCGACGTGCTCGATCCGACGTTCGATAGCGGACAGCCCGACGACGCGTACGTCTGGGGCCCCAAGGGTGCCGGCAAGTCGGCGGTCATCAGCGCACTGTTCGGGCGGCTCTCCGAACAGAACAACCGGCGCCGGTCGACGATCCTCACGACCACCCGCGCCGTCGCGCCGCCGACCACGGCGTTCGTCTACGTCGACGCTCGGTACGCCACCAGCGAGTTCGCGCTGTACCACGACGTACTCGACAGCATCGTCGAGGAGTCGGTCCCGGAGGGTGGGGTCGGGACGGCCGACCTCCGCGACCGACTCGACGACGAACTCAGCGGCTCGACGCAGGCCGTCGTCGCGGTCGACCACCTCGACGAGTCCGACACGTTCTCCGTCGAACGTCTCTCGGAACTGCTCGACCTGCCCGCCGTCTCGTACGTCGCGGTCGGCCGCGAGCCGCCGGGAGAGGACTCCGACCCGGTCGCGGCCGGCGTCACCGAGACGGTCGAAGTGGCGCGGTACGAACGGCACGCGCTGGTCGACCTGCTCACCCAGCGAGCCTCGCTCGGCCTCGCGCGCGGCGCGCTGTCGCACGGCGACATCCGCGACGTGGCGTCGTGGGCCGACGGCGACGCCCACGACGCCCTCGCGGCCGTCTGTGGCGCGGCAGACCACGCGCTCGAACGCGGCGCGAACCGGATCAGGACGGCCGACCTCGAGGTCGGGATGGAGGCGGTCCCGTGGCAGTCCGTGTCGCTCGGTCGCGTCCTCGCCCTGCCGGTGAACCGCCAGCGGATCCTGCTTCGACTCCTCGACCTTGACGCGGCCTCGGTGTCGTCGGTCACCGCCGCGACGGACGCGCTCACCGCCGACCCCCAGGTCGGCCTCTCGGCGACCACGGTCAAGCGCGTCCTCTACGAACTCGCGGAGGCCGGCATCGTCAAACGGGTCGAGACCGAGGGAGATAACGGACTCGGCCGGCCACCGAGTCGGCTCGAACCGCAGTTCCCGACCCGCGTCTTCCGGCGACTGGTCGACGCGACTGTCTGA
- the glpK gene encoding glycerol kinase GlpK, which translates to MSQDTYVGAIDQGTTGTRFMVFDHAGEVIANAYEKHEQIYPEPGWVEHDATEIWRNTKHVINTALDEAGLDAEQLEALGITNQRETTVVWDAETGKPVHNALVWQDRRTTDRVEEIQEEDKVEWIRGKTGLECDAYFSATKAEWILDNADPIKLSRSRPEDIRDRAEAGELMMGTIDSWLIYKLTGNHITDVTNASRTMLYNIHDNEWDEELLEEFNVPASMLPEVRPSSDDEYYGSTGETSPDFLDADIPVAGALGDQQAALFGQTCFDEGDAKNTYGTGSFMLMNTGNEAVASEHGLLTTIGFQRSGEPVQYALEGAIFITGAAIEWLEDMTLIDSAAETEELARSVESTDDVYVVPAFAGLGAPHWDGRARGTIVGMTRGTRREHVVRATLESIAYQTRDVAEAMEADSGIDMGALRVDGGAVKNNFLCQLQADIIDTDIVRPVVDETTALGSAYAAGLAVGYWDTIDELRDNWQVDREFEPDDDADYESNYERWNEAVARSEDWARDGGDD; encoded by the coding sequence ATGAGTCAGGACACATACGTCGGTGCGATCGACCAAGGGACGACAGGAACGCGCTTCATGGTGTTCGATCACGCGGGTGAAGTGATCGCGAACGCCTACGAGAAGCACGAACAGATCTACCCCGAGCCGGGCTGGGTAGAGCACGACGCGACGGAGATCTGGCGGAACACGAAGCACGTCATCAACACGGCGCTCGACGAGGCCGGCCTCGACGCCGAGCAGCTCGAAGCGCTCGGCATCACGAACCAGCGCGAGACGACCGTGGTGTGGGACGCCGAGACGGGAAAGCCGGTCCACAACGCGCTCGTCTGGCAGGACCGCCGGACCACGGACCGCGTCGAAGAGATCCAGGAGGAGGACAAGGTCGAGTGGATCCGTGGCAAGACCGGTCTGGAGTGTGACGCGTACTTCTCTGCGACGAAGGCCGAGTGGATCCTCGACAACGCGGACCCGATCAAGCTGTCGCGCTCGCGGCCCGAAGACATCCGCGACCGCGCCGAGGCCGGCGAACTGATGATGGGGACGATCGACTCGTGGCTGATCTACAAGCTCACGGGCAACCACATCACGGACGTCACCAACGCCTCGCGGACGATGCTGTACAACATCCACGACAACGAGTGGGACGAGGAGCTCCTCGAGGAGTTCAACGTCCCTGCCTCGATGCTGCCCGAGGTCCGCCCGTCGTCGGACGACGAGTACTACGGCAGCACGGGCGAGACGTCACCCGACTTCCTCGACGCCGACATCCCAGTCGCCGGCGCACTCGGCGACCAGCAGGCCGCGCTGTTCGGCCAGACCTGCTTCGACGAGGGTGACGCGAAGAACACCTACGGCACCGGTTCGTTCATGCTGATGAATACCGGGAACGAGGCTGTCGCCTCCGAGCACGGTCTCCTCACTACGATCGGCTTCCAGCGGTCCGGCGAGCCGGTCCAGTACGCCCTTGAGGGGGCGATCTTCATCACCGGCGCGGCGATCGAGTGGCTCGAGGACATGACACTCATCGACAGCGCCGCCGAGACCGAAGAGCTCGCGCGCTCGGTTGAATCCACGGACGATGTCTACGTCGTCCCCGCGTTCGCCGGGCTCGGCGCGCCGCACTGGGACGGCCGTGCTCGCGGGACCATCGTCGGCATGACGCGTGGGACGCGGCGCGAACACGTCGTCCGCGCGACGCTCGAATCCATCGCGTACCAGACGCGCGACGTCGCCGAGGCGATGGAGGCCGACTCCGGCATCGACATGGGTGCGCTCCGCGTCGACGGCGGTGCAGTGAAGAACAACTTCCTTTGCCAACTGCAGGCGGACATCATAGACACCGACATCGTGCGCCCGGTCGTCGACGAGACCACCGCCCTCGGCTCCGCGTACGCCGCGGGGCTCGCGGTGGGCTACTGGGACACGATCGACGAACTCCGCGACAACTGGCAGGTCGACCGCGAGTTCGAGCCCGACGACGACGCCGACTACGAGTCGAACTACGAGCGCTGGAACGAGGCGGTCGCCCGCTCGGAGGACTGGGCTCGCGACGGTGGTGACGACTAG